The window attttctgaatttcaTTGAAGTTCAAATGATTTTAGAAATAGGCTTGTGCCTAGTATGTTTGGGCTATATCTTGAGAAGGATCAACTTTCATCTCCAGATTTTAGAATCTAATCCAGAATATGCTGAAAAAAAGGATGGAAGAGGTTACTTCACAAGTTGAACAATATTATATCTAGGCCAttgtctattatttttattgttatcttCTTTCATATACAAATTGATATATTACCTGTGACTAATATTTACTGAAGCATAAATTCAAGATCATCTATATATAGTCCTGAGATTTTCCCAGTGTAACAAGAAAGCCAAGGTACAGTGAGGAGGAGACTTTGTAAGAGTTTAGAAGTGTTGAGAAAGCAACTGAAAATATTTTGCTAAGGAAACCAAGTTTGTTGAAATACACTATTCAATATTCAGTGAGGGGAGTTATTACTTTTAAGCTTAACAGTATAAgataatcaaaggaaaaaaaaaaagtgtcatcAATGCCAATTGGAAAAAGGcatttcttcataaaaaaaaaaattgctgggCTCGGAATCATGAACTTTGTTGAAGAGAAATTAATTGTCTGCATATTTTAACAACTGATGAATTGGTTTCCTTCCGGGAAAGACTTCATTTCAATTTATTTGTGCAATTCAAAGTCATGGATGATTAATTTCAAGATGTTAACAAATCTTTATAACTTTTTCTATCATCTTTTGATCCAACGTACATGTTTTCAGGCTTCTACTCTTAATTACCTTTCCAGTAATGAGTGCATGCATGTTACTCATATCATGATTGCTGAGcagacaatgttttttttttctttttattacaaACGGGGAATGTCCACCACACTGAATTTTatagtgacaatttttttttctgacttGTGCTTGGAgaacatttgatttttttattggtggTTGGGGACAGATGTAACTTTGAGTTTGAGCTTTGACGGTTTACTGTTATAATAACTTTTGTTTTATCtatataagaataatttatCAAGGTAAAACACatgattttgttctttaaatATACTAAGTGATTTGATTCTCTAGTCtgcatatgaatttttttatatgggcAGACAAAACTCATTTCGATAATATTAGCGTTTCAAGGATTTATCTCATGACTTCTAATTAtatgaaaatcatgtttttaataaaaaaaattattagacaaaataattgaaaattacaaaactttttttttaaaaaaaataataagaaattattatgaCAATGCCTTATACTTTGAGACTAAAATGATACCCATTCTTCTAAAGATATAGAATTGAGTAATGTTACTcgtccaaaaatattttgacagAATTCATTCCGAATTTGTTAAGACTTTAAGGGCGATTATTGAATAGGTGAAAATGGTGTTGATAACTTGAGAATGACAAAATAAGTGAATCCATTCTAGCAAAAGTTTTTGGGTGAGTGCTCCAACAAAAGTTTTGACAAAAGAATTTTATTCAAATGATATtatcctattaaattaaatgcaaACTTTCACACCGTAGAGGCTTAGACTTTGTTTgtagttaataaaataaaatattgtatccTTTCATGCCCCCTTGGCTCTAGTCCAGAAGTCTTGTGATATGAGAGGGAGTGGAAGAGTGCTTCTTCCTCTTTGACTTCACTTTCGATCTCTTCCACCGgccttcattttttcttcctatttaTAATCTATTCCATTTGGAAAGATGGCAGAAAGTAATCGAATTTCCGCCAATTGCGTATTCTACTTCTCTTCATCCAAGAAGAATAAAGggtaaaaggaaaaacaaaattaaggaaaatggATAAGCTTATTATGTGTGAACTCTGAAGTGAATTCCTCCACATCAaactattatattaattttccaCTACAAAAGACAATACTACTAatactcaaataaaaataaaaacatacagCTGCATGCGGCGCACTTTCAAACCTTGTTACCTGATTTTGTGCTGATTTATTGCATGCAATATTTTGATGTGTCATTTTGTtgatttcatataatttttaaaagaaaccaAGGGGGTTGGATAGTGGTCACCAAGCTGATCCATAAGGTGCAAGTGTGGTAATACTCCAATCAAAGGTCTCTCTGTCTTGaatctttgaaagaaaaaataaatcttagAATGGGAgtgataaaaacaaataattattgttaCAAGTTTCCTCAGGATTACCTCCGAAAATAAACAGAACCTATggacaagataaaaaaaatgtatttttaaaagaatttttttacttgattcattaatataaaaaaaaaaaaggctttatcTTCAAATCACTCTTATATGATATGAAAAAATGTTAGTTGAATTTGCTTTTGTCATTATTTTAGAAAGAATAATTTCCCATATATGTTCATTACAACTTACAAGAGAATGGAATTTCTTTCATGATTATgcgaaaataaaattagtttatttaatagaatattttttattcataataaagaaatattaattataatacaaaatatttcagttttgaaaatttttaaattaatttaatttatagggaaaaaaacGAAAGTAATTTACAAATGTCTTGTTACACTTAATTTTTGTTGATTCATTTATCgaataattaagagaaaaatatttatttcatttaatataaaattaggtaaaattgtttgttgcttaGGCCTATGTAAAGTATATACTAGTAGCCCCAATATACTATTGGCACCCTATCTAGTAGCATTAGAGTGTCATGTGTCTCTATTCCAACCCTTATTCacacatttaaaaaatgacaagGAACTTCCTTTAACTTAAGTAAAACTTTAGTTCAGATATtttgaattagaaattattcCTGCCAAAGTTATGTCTCTTTATGTGAGTCCATCTAATTAGATTTGATTAGTTGGAGTGCAAATTACCTTCATACCATGAGATTATCTgctcaaattatcaaaatttactacataaaagttaattacttttttcttttagaattatttgtttccaaatcattttaTCAAATAAGAATATGTTTAGTGGTTAGGATAAGATAATTATCCTATcatgttataatttattatttattaagtgattatgatatgataatattattctctcacttatcatattttattattctagtGTTTTCTAACAAAAGAGTTAAATTACCATCAATAGGATAGAATAAGAGTTCtctcattatatatatttataattagattgtggacaataaaaaaataaattcataaatttatttattattgtttaacaaaaatttatGTGAGTTGAGTCTTAAAAATTCGTCAGATCAAGACAGAACTCAAAGATCAATGAATACCTACAAAGATATTTACATTGGTGATAAGAATCAAATACACATCCTCTTATATACATTCTTATAAGATAtgagtttgttttttattaattaaatcaatttttttgacAACTTATTAAATTCACGAGTCATAGTAATGAactagaaaattttgaaacctAAAGTAATTGCAATTATCATGTCAATTACATTACCCTATTTTGAAATAGATATATCAGACTTTGCTAAGCTAATGCTGTTTTCTTTCCTCATCTAGTATAGGATTGAACATTGTAACCAATttacccttttcttttttggcgGTGGGCTTTAGACTAGTCAAGTAGTTGAACTTTAATctctttctcaatttttttttttcagatgaattgaactttacacttttactttataaaatcaTCGACAACCATGATTATAGGTACACACTCTCCCTCTCTTGCGGGGTCATAACCAAGAGAAAATAGACATTGGGTGTAGGCAGAGGCAGACACGGTTCtacacatgaatatgacatGGAAGTTTCTTACCGTCAGTTTCTCCTTTTAGAcagttctttattttatattattatttaattataagtcataattaatatgattttttagataattattataaaaatcattaaatttactatatatatgtgaatgtAATTGAATTATCCTATTATGTTATAAGTATATAGTCTTTTTTCTAACTATATACAAAAACTGAAATAGCATAAAGAAAAAGTcaccagaaaaagaaaagatttctcccattaaaaaacaaataaattcacatttagattttattttcttctgttCAAACTTGAAAAACCAGAACATGCAAGATTCTCTAGGCAACCTACTAGgctttttcttttcccattTTGGCTACTGCAACAAAATCAGTTAGAAGCTGATCCCCAACTTACATACCCTTTTTATGACTGAATTAAGAAAATTTAGTAACATCATCATATTCACCCTCCCTAATTTTTTCACGTGGCTGATCCGTTGGAATCAACTCATCAAGGAAGCATGGACTCTTCCAAACGGTGACTGTCTCAATGTCTCTGTTGAACACATAATTTTCATGAATACTTCCAATACTCCTctttctaattaataatttttatttttaaaacattcatacaaatgcaataaaaaaatccatCAATCAATATGTTATTGAACTAATTGAAATTAGTTCAGTCTCCTTAAACAAGTTcttaatttaaactttttagaaaaaaaaacattgagatgagatattCACATACCAGTCGAATACTTAAACAAATATTAGTCATTAacataattaatgataatttgTACTAATATGATGACctcaattgaaaatattttaataattaaataaattgtaacataacattttattatgtttatatcaatttatactcattttaaaatattaatttttcttgtaattttttttgtgtgcatTCTATTAATTGTATGCAACATTGTAaccatgttttattttatttttaaatttatcacacTTCCATATTTGTGTCATATTGTCTCCGTACTTTTTAGGCAGGCTTGCATGACACAAACAACTGCTTCCTAAAGAATTAAGCGGAAACATtgcattttaatagaaatttttcATTGACTGAAATTATGTCAATATTCGATTAATATGTATTTCAGTTCTCTTTGAGGGCATAGGCTTGAAATTCTATAGCCTATACCAGAGTCTCAGTTTCTTTGTCCTCTTTATCATGCTTATCAAAGACTTATTTTcactaattgaaaaattaaagtttaaggAGGAGTAAGATTGTTTGATTAAAaacagagagaaaaaggaaaaggtaaAGAAATGCAAGTCAAACTCAGTGCCTACCCTGCACTAACTTCATGTAGCAAGGAATTGAGAGTGACTAACGGACGCATGCACTTTCACAAAAGGGCACTTAGTAAACGCGTTCGTAAGGATCATGAGTCATCACTCTTCACTCATGTGTGTAGTAAAAGGGTTAGGTGCAGTCCATAATCTAGACAAAGCATAGAGGGGCACATGGTGTGTGCACCAAATGctattattttcagtttttccaTGACCCACCCACTCCACAATTCACGCATAATTACTCGCCCGGCCCTTCCTTCTCTTGCTCTGGTTTTCCATACTACCCTTGTGCCCTAATCATCGTCCAAGCTTCAGCTTTTTCATATCACATCTGCATGCCCCACCATTTAAATAAGTCATACTAATGTACAATATTGACACATTGATAAACACAATTTATTTAACAGCAGAGTTCGCGTTTAATTCTCTTTATGTGTAAAACTAATTTAGGTAAACGACAATCATACATTATAGATAAAATTGTTTTCTGATTCAGTAAATTTACGATATTCATAATCTTTAATTCAGGAAAAAAATTCATACTTAAATTCCAACTATCTGCAGTAATCTACATTGGGATTTTCTTTGGCAGGGTTAAGAGGGTATGAATATGATTACTTTGTTCACAAAAAGGctaaatataaaagttaattttgggACATATTTCTATCAATAGGCTTAGTTTATAGTGCTATTTGCATTAGGGTAACAATTAGTGTGACGGGTTTTGGATTACTCCAATGAGGAAGTTTTTGTACATCAATGTTATTTAGAACGAAACAGAGTAGCACAAAAAGTGTTCGAATTAAAATCAAACAGAAACACTAGAAGACAATGTGACCATTCTAGAaagataattgaataaaatcatcatttaaTAGTTACATAAACTAGGTCCTATGATGCTTATTACGGGTTTAATAGGTATGCATAGTCAATAAAAACGTTTTCACTAtgtgatttaataaaaataattatcttttgaatgtatttaaagataattattataaaaattaatatttttttatacgtaATAGtgtattttttgacaaaatataATAGTGTCTTGAGTAAAAATCACATGTATGTTTTACTAGAAATAATCATGATAGAGTGTGTTAGGATTATTATGGGTATTTATGATAACTGTATATTCCGAATTTAAATTCAAGATTTAGCTAAAttggaataattttatattaattaatataaaaactttgtGGTATTGTTGATAATagtttgtgattgaatgattgcaatttgttttttatctgcatatattatttattccacTTACTAGCTGCATTTGTACATAAGTACATTCTATGATGCAGCTATAATCAATCATGGGTTTGCTTAGAAGTAACGAAATAGGATACAGTTAATTAAATGCTGAGCTCAACTTGGATCAGGTTAACAAAAAAGCTAGGATTTTTTTGCTGAACAAGATTTGCAATTCATAATGATGTTGCTTTccataaagaaaataagcagAGTCCTCACTCCTCAGTCCGGCCAAgagtaatataatataatatgactaaccaaggaaaaataaaatggcCCATTTCAATCACCTAAAGTTCCCTATGTGGGGACCACAATAATCAGAAAACCCTCCTCTCACTAGAAAAATTGAGagtggagaaagaaaaaaaaaaaggttcaagcccctctatataaagaaacttaGACAATCAAAGCTACTCATCAGTATACATTGTCTATTCCATCTTCCACTCTTTCACACTCACCTATGGCTCCAATCTCAAAACTCATTCCTTTCCTATTCTTAACAACCCTTTTAGTTTCCCTCCAAGTTAATGCCAGAGACAGCCAATTCTTCAGCAAAGTCACCCCtctcaacaacaacatcaaagaGACTGAGACTCCCAAAAATGAAGGCCAAGTAAACAAGCCAGAACAACAACCAACATTCATTCCTGAAACTGAAAACAGTTATGGCCTATATGGTCATGAGACTGGTCTGCACCCTCCCACCACTACAACAACTAATGCTGCACCCTACACCACCACTTACAAGCCATACAAAACTACCACAGCTGAAGAGGACACTGCCAAGtactccaacaacaacaacttctACAGCTTCAAGAAGGATGGCtacaacaccaaccaaaatgAGTTGAGTGAAACAACAAGACTCACAGGCACTTCTtacaccaacaacaacaactacttCTACAGCGGTAAGGATGCTTTTGCTAAGCAGAATGAATTGAGTGATACAAAGTACACTGAAGGTGGATACAACACGGAAAATCAgaacagcaacaacaactacTTCTACAACGGCAAGGATGCTTTTGGTAAGCAGAACGAATTGAGTGACACAAAGTACACTGAAGAAGGATACAACTCCATGGAGAAtcagaacaacaacaacaactactaCAACGGCAAGGATGCTTTTGGTAAGCAAAATGAATTGAGTGACACAAAGTACACTGAAGAAGGATACAACTCCATGGAGAAtcagaacaacaacaacaacaacaataaatattACTACAACAACGACCAAGCCGCCAATGAGAAATACttctacaacaacaacaacaatgatgaTGCTGCCAACAACAGGTATTACAAAACCAAATCTGTCAACAGCAATTACAACGGCGAGAGGCAGGGTTTGAGTGACACGAGGTTTATAGAGGGTGGAAAATACTTCTATGATGTTAAGTCTGAAAAGTACAACCATCCAACACAATATGGTGGCTCAACCAGAGGAGTTAACTCAGAAAATTGGTCCAGCAACAGAGGTTACTTTGGCAACAACAATGTGAACTCCATGGAAGGTTACCAGAACCAGGAGGAGTTTGAAGATGACCAAGAGGACTTCGACCCTTGAGCTGCAATCATGATTTTGTCAAAGTGAAGAGTTCATTTTGCTTTTGATTTAGAGTATTCACAGTGGGTGATCGATGTTTTATTGTGCTTttcattataaattacaaaacaatGTTAAAGGGTGGGTAGTAGGatattgaggggttttacttaGTGGTAATCTTGTTAAGTTAAATCTTGCTTTTGGAATTGCACAGTCTATGTAATGATGTGAAAATATGGCATGTAGTATCAAGGCATATGTGGCTTTTGCTATCAAACATGTTCTAGTTTTGCgcttttttcactaaaaaagaGCAATATTCTCgttgtttttctctttaaacCAGCGAAATTTGAGGATCAAGGAGAAAGGAAAAGGGAAGCATAgacaaaagaataaaacaaaaaaatacaaattttctaGTTTTAAATCCGCATTGGCGGTCCATCTTGCCTTACCTACCAACATAGATGATCATAGATACCATTTTCAAAACAGTGTGAGGGAGCACCACACTATTGAAGTTGAGTGATAAACATCTTTTTTGTTATTCCTTCCCTTTTGTACCAAAATGGACAAAATGAAGTCAATGATTAGCTATGAGTAACATATTGTAATTCAGACAAAAGTTTTCGTATATGACAAAGTTTATAGAGTATCAATTTCTTATCAAGGTTGCTCCtttccattttaattaaaaaaaaactcaaggtTTATTGGAGTAATATCTATGTTGGTATTCAGCAATAACCTATACAAGCTGCCTAGAATCAACACTTGTAGGTTCCATGCCAATGATGCAGAGCAAGATTAGAGCTTTCTCATGAAATTATATACCGTTCACTGTTTCTTGGTGGATTAGTTATGCACTGTAGTTGAAGTAgtcaatgtcatctatatctgctTCCTCCAAGACCTTTGATACTCCCTTTTTGCCAAAATACATTTAATGGGACAAAAAACTCTTCAAcagtgtatttttattttcatgagacTCAAACCGAAATCTTACTCAAAGGGGAATCACTTGGAGCAATGGACAATGGTGATGTAGAGTACGATTTGTTAATTaggataaataaaatgaaaatataggaAACTATTATGACtctatttagataaaaaaaatcataaatatatatatatagcaagaaaaataaactttttaataaatatatatatagcaagaaaaaaataagaaattaaaataaaataattttttttgcataagttaaaaatcaacttatgtaCTTAATCATTATAGATAAATCTTTTTATCTAACTtctctaaaaaataaagttaattttagtttatgaaaaaGTTCAGCACatattacttttttgttttcttatcttttaatatttt of the Glycine max cultivar Williams 82 chromosome 13, Glycine_max_v4.0, whole genome shotgun sequence genome contains:
- the LOC100811327 gene encoding protein E6-like precursor; amino-acid sequence: MAPISKLIPFLFLTTLLVSLQVNARDSQFFSKVTPLNNNIKETETPKNEGQVNKPEQQPTFIPETENSYGLYGHETGLHPPTTTTTNAAPYTTTYKPYKTTTAEEDTAKYSNNNNFYSFKKDGYNTNQNELSETTRLTGTSYTNNNNYFYSGKDAFAKQNELSDTKYTEGGYNTENQNSNNNYFYNGKDAFGKQNELSDTKYTEEGYNSMENQNNNNNYYNGKDAFGKQNELSDTKYTEEGYNSMENQNNNNNNNKYYYNNDQAANEKYFYNNNNNDDAANNRYYKTKSVNSNYNGERQGLSDTRFIEGGKYFYDVKSEKYNHPTQYGGSTRGVNSENWSSNRGYFGNNNVNSMEGYQNQEEFEDDQEDFDP